The Mercenaria mercenaria strain notata chromosome 10, MADL_Memer_1, whole genome shotgun sequence genome contains a region encoding:
- the LOC128546333 gene encoding uncharacterized protein LOC128546333: protein MGTGPVIITSNDSISVVQYGVGQDYDQIDADEFMTVIPGIGNYLNSYYFFIPRIYSSLTNRLSIVVPSTEAGGLRLDGSQLTSAKSYSVPDPFSNYTVLIIPVTVGYHELNHIHTDVVFGVTAFGLGSLIGYGFPVGFGFSLEKTLTTPVYKPTTTPETVTTSDARPAELITSPTQISKSEHFITKHLSEAIYIFCSSNFYN, encoded by the exons ATGGGAACCGGTCCAGTAATTATTACTTCGAATGATTCAATAAGTGTTGTGCAGTATGGTGTTGGACAGGACTACGATCAAATCGATGCTGATGAATTTATGACTGTGATTCCAGGCATAGGCAATTATCTGAATAGCTATTACTTTTTCATTCCTAGAATTTATTCCTCACTAACAAACCGCTTGTCAATTGTTGTTCCTTCTACTGAAGCTGGAGGTCTTCGTTTAGATGGATCACAGTTGACTTCAGCGAAATCGTATTCAGTTCCGGATCCGTTTTCCAACTATACTGTATTAATTATACCCGTAACTGTTGGTTACCATGAACTGAATCATATCCATACTGACGTTGTGTTTGGAGTGACTGCTTTCGGGTTAGGTAGTCTTATTGGATATGGTTTTCCAGTCGGATTTGGATTTTCGTTAG AAAAGACCCTAACTACTCCAGTGTATAAACCAACTACGACACCGGAAACAGTCACTACATCTGATGCGCGTCCTGCAGAACTTATTACTTCACCAACGCAGATTTCAAAGAGTGAgcattttataacaaaacatttgagtgaagctatttatattttttgtagcaGTAATTTCTAtaactga
- the LOC128546418 gene encoding uncharacterized protein LOC128546418 yields the protein MANMFLCFALGFLYMFTANAALPKSHYGKEFYIGMIAGRTWTPDFQIDIASKEKGNMYLDIPHLNIHRNQSLSKGDTTLTVSNALIRGGTFIENRGIYLSADVPVAVYVTWKAVSYVTDTYLALPLSSLGTRYTVASYDPFNVTDGNNRITIVRLDCQDVHQLSSQTDISNIAIWSDKPVATISGTSCAFVPHDVGNCDMLLEQIIPVSSAWDTMFIVPPIFPKLGYLVKVFSANNAKYCLKTVSTTLCNQS from the exons ATGGCAAATATGTTCCTGTGTTTTGCTTTG ggaTTCTTATACATGTTTACTGCTAATGCTGCATTGCCAAAAA GCCATTATGGAAAGGAATTCTATATCGGGATGATTGCTGGTCGTACATGGACACCAGATTTCCAAATCGATATTGCATCAAAAGAAAAGGGGAACATGTACCTCGACATCCCACATTTGAACATACATCGGAACCAAAGCTTGTCAAAAGGAGATACCACTCTGACGGTTAGCAATGCATTAATTCGTGGGGGAACATTTATAGAAAACCGTGGTATATACTTGAGTGCAGATGTACCCGTGGCTGTTTATGTGACGTGGAAAGCTGTAAGTTATGTGACGGATACTTACTTAGCATTACCTTTGTCTTCATTAGGAACACGATACACTGTTGCTTCTTATGAtcctt TTAATGTGACTGATGGTAACAACAGAATCACTATAGTAAGATTAGATTGTCAAGATGTTCATCAACTGTCAAGTCAAACAGACATTTCTAATATAGCTATTTGGTCAGATAAGCCAGTTGCTACTATATCGGGAACATCATGTGCTTTTGTTCCGCATGACGTTGGTAACTGCGATATGCTTTTGGAACAAATCATTCCAGTATCGTCGGCTTGGGATACAATGTTTATTGTTCCTCCTATCTTCCCCAAACTAGGATATCTTGTTAAAGTATTTTCTgccaataatgcaaaatattgtttaaaaactgtTTCAACAACACTTTGTAACCAGTCGTAG